The following is a genomic window from Janibacter sp. DB-40.
CCTCGGTGTCCCCTCCCCCCATCATCCGGGAGAGCTCACCCAGACGGTCCTCGCCCTCGACGACCCGCACGTCGCTGGAGGTGACCTGCTGGTCATGGCTCTTGTGCACGACCAGGTGCCGGTCGGCGTGGGCGGCCACCTGGGCCAGGTGGGTGACGACGATGACCTGACTGGTGCGGGCCAGTGCGGCCAGCCGGGCGCCGACGTCGAGCGCGGCCCGCCCGCCGACGCCCGCGTCGACCTCGTCGAAGACGAAGGTGGGCACCTGCGCCCGCCCCGACCCCGCGGTGGCGACCTCGATGGCCAGCATGATCCGGGACAGCTCTCCACCGGAGGCGGCCCTGCTCACCGAGCGGGGCGGGTCGCCGCGGTTGGCGGCGACCCTGATCTCGACGGCGTCGGCGCCGTCGGCGGAGACGGCGCGGTCACCGTCGGGACCCGGCAGTCGGGCACCGCCGTCGTCGGTGCGTGGCTCGACGACGACCTCCACGCGAGCACGGTCCATCCCGAGACGGCCCAGCTCCCCCTCGACGGTCTCGGCCAGGGTCGCGGCGGCGGCGGACCGGGCTGCCGTGAGCCGCCCGAGTGCCGTCTCGAGCTCCCCGACGAGGTCCTCGACGCGGGCTGTGAGCTCCTCGATGCGCTCGTCGGCGCCCTCGAGGGCCAGCAACCGGTGTCGTGAGGCGTCGCGGTGTGCAAGCACGGCGGCGACGTCCTCGCCGTACCGGCGGGTCAGGTCGGTCAGCGCGGCCCGGCGCTCCTGCACGACCCCGAGCCGGGCCGGGTCCGCCTCGATGTCGGCCGCATAGGCCGACAGTTCGCCGGCGACGTCCGCGGCCAGCACGCCGAGCTCACCGAGCCTGCGGTGGGCCTCGGCCAGGCGCGGGTCGTGCTCGACGAGACGGGAGAGCTCGTCACCGGCACGGGCGATCCGCCCGACGACGTCGTCGCCGCCGAAGCTGTCCGGGTCCGACAGCAGCCGGTGGGCCTGGTCGGCCCCCACGCGCAGCTCCTCGGCATTGCCGAGGACCTCCGCCTCCCGGGCCAGCTCGACGTCCTCACCGGCCCGCGGGTCCACGGCGTCGATCTGCTCCAGCTGGTGGGTCAGCAGCTCGACCTCCTGCAGCCGGGTGCGCTCGCCCTCGGTGAGCTCTGTCAGCTCCCCCTTCGCCTCCTGCCAGGCCCCGTACAGGCGGGCGACCTCTGCCAGCGGGCCGGCCACAGTCTCGCCGCCGAAGGTGTCGAGCAGGGCACGGTGCTGCGCGGGGCGACGCAGACGCCACTGGTCCGCCTGACCGTGGACGGCCACGAGGTCCTCCGCGAGGTCGTTCAACGTCGCGATCGGCGCCCGTCTGCCGCCGACGTGCGCACGGGAGCGCCCTGTCGCGGAGACCGTGCGGGCCAGCAGCAGCTCGTCCTCGTCCGCCGCGGCTCCGGCCTCGGCGGCCCGGGCGCGCGCCGGGTGCTGCCCATCCAGTTCGAGCGCGGCCTCGACGACTGCCTCGTCACGCCCCGAGCGGACCAGTGACGCGTCGGCACGGCCACCGAGGACGAGGCCGAGCCCGGTGACGACCATGGTCTTGCCCGCGCCGGTCTCGCCGGTGACGACGGTCAGGCCCGGATCCAGCGGCAGCGTCGCGTCCTCGATGACGCCGAGGTCGCGGATGTGCAGCTCGCGCAGCATCAGTCCTCCTGCTGGCTCTGGCGCCGACCGCGCCAGCCGTGGACGGAGAGGTCGAACTTCGCGACGAGGCGATCGGTGAAGGGCGAGTCGCTCAGCCGCGCGAGCCGGACGGGCTCGGCGGACCGGCTGACCTCGACACGGGCCCCCGGCGGCAGGTCCACCGCGCGGCGACCGTCGCACCACAGGACCCCGTGCCCCTCGGTCCCGGGCACGAGGTCCACCGCCAGGTCCGACGTCGGCGCCACGACGAGCGGGCGGGCGAAGAGTGCGTGCGCGCTGATCGGCACGACGAGCATGGCATCGACCCCGGGCCACACGACGGGGCCGCCCGCCGAGAAGGCGTAGGCGGTGGAACCGGTGGGCGTGGCCATGACCACCCCGTCGCACCCCCACGTCGACAGGGGGCGCCCGTCGATCTCCACGGTGAGGACGAGCACGCGTTCGCGGGAGGCCTTCTCGACCGTGGCCTCGTTCAGCGCCCAGGTGCGGGCGACCTCGCGGCCGTCCAGGGTGGCGACGACGTCGAGGGCCATGCGCTCCTCGACACGGTAGGCACGGTTGACGATGTGCTCGACCGTGGCCTCGACGTCCTCGCGCTCGGCCTCGGCGAGGAAGCCGACATGACCGAGGTTGACGCCCAGGACCGGCACACCGGCGCCGCGGGCGGTCTCCGCCCCCCGCAGGATCGTCCCGTCGCCACCGAGGACCACCACGAGCTCGACCCCGCAGGCCGGGTCGTCGCCCTCGTGGACCACGGAGACCGGGTGCTGTCCCAGGACGCTCTCGGCGATCTCTCCCGCGGGGATGCGCACCTCGAGGCCTGCCTCGGCCAGCCGCTCGGCGACGCCGACGGCCACCTCGAGGGCCTCGGGGCGACCGGGGTGGGTCATCAGGAGCACCCGTCGCTGGTCGCTCACGTGTCCTCCTCCTGCACCAGATCGCTGATCGTCACCTGCTGAGCCTGCCACGTCATGCCGACGTCCGGGCGGCGGGTGAGGTGCACGAGGTACTCGTGATTTCCCTCTCCCCCACGCACCGGGCTCACCGTGAGGCCGAGCACCGACAGACCCACCTCTCCCGCCCGGGCCAGCACGGACCCGATGGCGTCGGCGCGGGCCTCGGCGGACGCGACGACCCCTCGCCGACCGATACGGTCCCGACCGACCTCGAACTGCGGCTTGATGAGCAGCACGGCCTCACCGTCGGCGGTGAGCAGGCCGCCGACCTCGTCCAGCACCAGGCGAAGGGAGATGAAGCTCAGGTCACCGACGGCCACCTCGACCGGGCCGTCGATGTCCGCGGCGGTCAACCCCCGGATGGTCGTGCCGCTGCGATCCTCCACCCGCGGATCGCCCGCCAGCTCGGGCGCAAGCTGACCGTGACCGACGTCGAGTGCGGTGACGTGTGCGGCACCGTGCTCGAGCAGCACCTGCGTGAAGCCACCGGTCGACGCACCGATGTCGAGGCACCGTCGTCCGGTGACGTCCAGCTCGAAGGCGGCGAAGGCGCCCACGAGCTTCAGGGCAGCACGCCCGACCCAGCGGTCGGCCTCGCCGACGACGACCATCTCGCACGTGGGCGAGACCCGCGTTGCGGCCTTCGTGGCCGTGACCCCGTTGACGAGCACGTCACCCGCGGCGATGAGCCCGTGGGCCCGGGTGCGGCTGCGGGCCAGGCCGCGCTCGACGAGGGCGACGTCCAGCCGTGAGTCCGAACCCACTCAGGTGCCGAGGTCGGACAGGCGCGAGGTCAGCGTCCGGTGCACCGACTCCCCGGCGACGAGGGTGGCATCGAGATCCGCGTCGTCGACCGCGGCCAGATCGCGCAGGGCGGCATCGACGACGAGATCGCCGGTCTCGGGGGCCGCCGTCCCGCCCTCTCCCGCGGTGGCGCCGGGCAGGTCGGCCGGCGGCGCGGTCGCCGGCGCCACCGGCTCCGCGGGTCCGGGCCGAGGCATGTTCTCGGAGTGGTCCATCGGCTCAGGCATCCGGGCTTGATCCGCTGGACGCGCTCTTCTTCGCCGGGGCCTTCTTGGCCGCGCTCTTCTTCGCCGGGGCCTTCTTGGCCGCGCTCTTCTTCGCCGCGCTCTTCTTCGCCGCGCTCTTCTTCGCCGGGGCCTTCTTCGCCGACGAGGTCGCCGTGGCGGACGTCGTCCGGGCGGTCTTCTTCGCCGGGGCCTGGCGCGTCGTCGCCTTCCTCGGCGGGGCATCCTCCGCCTCGTCCGCCCCCGTCGTCTCCGGCTCCTTGCGGGCGCGCAGGGTGGCGCTCAACGCGTCGAGGTCGGCCTGCTCCTCCTCCGGCCACACGGGCTCCTGGGACGTGGCCCCACGCTCTGTCGGAACCGCGCTGGCGACGAGCAGGGTGTCTGCGAGACGCACGACGTCCAGGGTCCGGTCCAGGGTCGCCTCCGTCACCTTCAGGCCGAGATGGATCATTTCGCGTACGGGGTCCACGTCACTCCTCGTGTCGACTACCGCTCCACGCTACCGGTTGGCCATCAGCGCCCGAGCGTCCTCCCGGGTGATCCGTCCCGCGTCCACGGCGGCCCAGAGGGCGTCGAGTGCTGCCCGGACGGCGTCCATCCCCCGACCCTCGACGGTCAGGGGGCCATCGCACCGGGCACGCGCGCGTCCCCGGCAGGACCAGTCGCCGTCGCGCGCCCCGCGGGGGTACTCCTGCGTCAACGCGCGCAGGTCCTCCAGCACGTACGTCGGCCGGCACGTCGGCAACGCACCTGCGGCATCGACGGCCCCGTGCACGCCCGTGAGGACCAACGCCGTGTGCATGCCTGCCGCCTCGGCTCCCGCGATGTCGGTCTCGAGGCGATCACCGATGGCCAGCGTCCGCTGCACCCCTGCACCGACGAGGTCGGCGGCCAGGGCATACATCGGCGGATGGGGCTTCCCGACGACCAGGGGGTCCGTGTCCACCGCGGCCCGCACGGCAGCCACGAGGGAGCCGTTGCCGGGCACCGGGCCCCGTTCCGTCGGTAGGGTCAGGTCCTCGTTCGTGGCGATCCAACGGGCACCCGCCCGGATCGCCACGGCCGCAGCGCCCAGATCCGCGGCCGTGACCCCCGATCCGTACCCCTGCACGACGGCGACGACCTCCCCCTCGTCCTGCGGCGATCGCGGCTGCAGGCCGACGTCCCGCAAGCACGTCGCCACACCGGGACCACCGACCGTCAGGACAGGTGACCCGGGAGGCACGGTCTGTGCGAGCTCACGCGCAGCAGCGAAGGACGACGTGAGCACGCGGTCGTCACTCGTCCGGATGCCGTGACCGCGCAGCATCGCACCGACCTCCGAGGGGGTGCGGGAGGCGTTGTTCGTGACGAAGACCGCGGGGACCGCGAGGGAGTTCACCGAGTCGACCGCGTGCGCCAGAGCCGTTGCCCCGGCGACGACGACACCGTCCAGGTCGCTGACGACGGCCTCGTAACCATCGATGAGTCGCGTCACGCCCGCGGGTCCTGCTCCTCGACCTCCTCGACGAGGACGCCGTCGATCTCGTCGATCCGGTCGACCGCATCGGTCTCGCCGTCCTGGTCGGCCACTGCGGCCTTGCTGAACCAGTCCCGGGCGTCGTCGGTGCGCCCCACCTCGAGCAGCGCGTCCGCGTAGGCGTACCAGACACGCGCGGCCCACGGCTTCCCGGTGACCTTCTCGACCTGGCCCTGCAGGGCCAGGACTGCCGACTGCGCCTGCCCCATGTCACGTCGGATGCCGGACCCGACGATGAGCAGCTCGATCTGCTCCTCCTGACCGAGCGAGCGGGCCTCCGGTGACCCGAGGAGCTCCAGCGCCCGCTCCGGCCGCCCCAGGCCACGCTCGCAGTCGACCATCAACGGGAGCAGGTGCGAGGAACCACTCAGCCGTCGGACGGTGCGGAACTCCGTGAGGGCGCGCGCGTAGTCGCCCATGCGGTAGGCGACGAATCCGAGGGCCTCGCGGGCAGCCGGCACGCGACCTGCCCGGCGGACCGCGGTCTCGGCGTGCGCCAGAGCACCGTCCATGTCCTCGGCCTCCAGCAGCAGCGCGACCATCACCAGGTGCTGCGCGACGCCGTCGGCGTTCTCCTTGCTCAGGGTCCGCAGCTGCTGACGCACGCTGCGGTCGAGCTCGGCCCCGGTGACCTCGGAGGCAATGGCCGGTTCCGGCTTGCGCCCCTCCTTGGGCACCAGCCGCGAGCCGCCCCGGTCGTCCTCCCCCCGGCCGGCACCGGCGCGCTCGGGTCGGGCGGATCGGTTGTCCCGACGCTCGTCACGTCGTCCACCGTCACGCCCGCCACCGCGGCGGTCGTCCCGACGAGCGGAGCCGTCCCGTCCACCGGGGCGACCGCCCTGGGCGCCGCCTCGCCCGCGCCCCCCGTCTCCTCGTCGTCCGTCCCCGTGTGCGCCGCGCCTCTCGTCCACTGTTCAACCCTCTCTCTGCCACCCGGTGGCCATCTCGACCCAGACTTCCCTGCCCCGGCCGTCCATGCAAACGCCTCGGTCGCGACATGAATGCGCCCAGAACGAACGAAAGCCCCCAACGGTGTGGTTGGGGGCTTTCGTGTGAATGGTTGTCCGGCTGCGTCCTACTCTCCCACACCGTCTCCAGTGCAGTACCATCGGCGCTGAAAGGCTTAGCTTCCGGGTTCGGAATGGGACCGGGCGTTTCCCTTTCGCTGTGACAGCCGTAACTCTATGGAAATACGATTCGCAGGTTTCACCCCGGATCGGGGGTGGCTGACCGTATCTCGGGAACTGCACAGTGGACGCGAACGTTTCTTTTTTTACGCAACAAGTGTTGTGTGTGTATCAAGTCATCGGCTTATTAGTACCAGTCAGCTGCATGCATTGCTGCACTTCCACATCTGGCCTATCAACCCAGTCGTCTACTGGGAGCCTCTCGAACCGTAGTTCATGGAAACCTCATCTTGAGACATGCTTCCCGCTTAGATGCTTTCAGCGGTTATCACTCCCGAACGTAGCTAATGAGCGGTGCTCTTGGCAGAACAACTCACACACCAGAGGTTCGTCCAACCCGGTCCTCTCGTACTAGGGTCAGCCTCTCTCAAGTTTCCTACGCGCACAGCGGATAGGGACCGAACTGTCTCACGACGTTCTAAACCCAGCTCGCGTGCCGCTTTAATGGGCGAACAGCCCAACCCTTGGGAGATACTCCACCCCCAGGATGCGACGAGCCGACATCGAGGTGCCAAACCATCCCGTCGATATGGACTCTTGGGGAAGATCAGCCTGTTATCCCCGGGGTACCTTTTATCCGTTGAGCGACGGCGCTTCCACAAGCCACCGTCGGGTCACTAGTTCCGACTTTCGTCCCTGCTCGACATGTCTGTCTCGCAGTCAAGCTCCCTTGTACACTTGCACTCGCCACCTGATTGCCAACCAGGCTGAGGGAACCTTTGAGCGCCTCCGTTACTGTTTAGGAGGCAACCGCCCCAGTTAAACTACCCACCAGGCAATGTCCCTGATCCGGATCACGGACCGAGGTTAGATAACCAGAACGACCAGAGTGGTATTTCAACGATGACTCCACACACACTGGCGTGCATGCTTCAACGTCTCCCACCTATCCTACACAAGCCGTCCCGATCACCAATACCAAGCTATAGTGAAGGTCCCGGGGTCTTTCCGTCCTGCTGCGCGTAACGAGCATCTTTACTCGTAGTGCAATTTCGCCGAGTTCGTGGTTGAGACAGTGGAGAAGTCGTTACGCCATTCGTGCAGGTCGGAACTTACCCGACAAGGAATTTCGCTACCTTAGGATGGTTATAGTTACCACCGCCGTTTACTGGGGCTTAAATTCTCCGCTTCGGCCACACGTGGCCTAACAGGTCCTCTTAACCTTCCAGCACCGGGCAGGCGTCAGTCCGTATACATCGTCTTGCGACTTCGCACGGACCTGTGTTTTTAGTAAACAGTCGCTTCTCCCTGGTCTCTGCGGCCCTTTCCCCTAGCCCGTGAAGAGCTTCAGGGTCCGGGCCCCCTTCTCCCGAAGTTACGGGGGCATTTTGCCGAATTCCTTAACCACGATTCACTCGATCGCCTTGGTATTCTCTACCCAACCACCTGAGTCGGTTTGGGGTACGGGCGGCTAGAACCTCGCTAGAGGATTTTCTCGACAGCATAGGATCACCCTGCTTCCCGCTAAAGCGGTCACCATCAGGTCTCAGGCACATGAGCTGCGGATTTGCCTACAGCTCGCCCTACACCCTTGGACGTGGACAACCATCGCCACGCGGAGGCTACCTTCCTGCGTCTCCCCATCGCTTGACTACTACCAGCTCGGGTCACGCGTTCCACCCACCGGCGGGATCCGAAGATCCCTGTGGTGGGCTTCAGGCGCTTAGCATCACTGGATTCATCAGGGGCGGTTCTTCGCCGGTTCCGGAATATCAACCGGATGTCCATCGACTACGCCTGTCGGCCTCGCCTTAGGTCCCGACTTACCCAGGGCAGATTAGCTTGACCCTGGAACCCTTGGTTATTCGGCGGACGGGTTTCTCACCCGTCTTTCGCTACTCATGCCTGCATTCTCACTCGTGTGGCATCCACGACTGGATCACTCCGCCGCTTCACTCGCCACACGACGCTCCCCTACCCATCAACACGCCTGGACACCCACCCCGAAAGGAGGATGCCGAGCAGTGCGTTAATGCCACAGCTTCGGTGGTGTGCTTGAGCCCCGCTACATTGTCGGCGCGGAATCACTTGACCAGTGAGCTATTACGCACTCTTTCAAGGATGGCTGCTTCTAAGCCAACCTCCTGGTTGTCACGGCAACTCCACATCCTTTTCCACTTAGCACACGCTTAGGGACCTTAGCTGGTGATCTGGGCTGTTTCCCTCTCGACCACGGAGCTTATCCCCCGCAGTCTCACTGCCACGCTCTCACTTACCGGCATTCGGAGTTTGGCTAACGTCAGTAACCTGGTGAGGCCCATCAGCTATCCAGTAGCTCTACCTCCGGTAAGAAACACGTGACGCTGCACCTAAATGCATTTCGGGGAGAACCAGCTATCACGGAGTTTGATTGGCCTTTCACCCCTACCCACAGCTCATCCCCTCAGTTTTCAACCTAAGTGGGTTCGGTCCTCCACGACGTCTTACCGTCGCTTCAACCTGGCCATGGGTAGATCACTCCGCTTCGGGTCTAGACCCAGCGACTCATACGCCCTATTCGGACTCGCTTTCGCTACGGCTTCCCCACACGGGTTAACCTTGCCACTGAGCACTAACTCGCAGGCTCATTCTTCAAAAGGCACGCCGTCACCCCACAAGGAGGCTCCGACGGATTGTAGGCACACGGTTTCAGGATCTATTTCACTCCCCTCCCGGGGTACTTTTCACCTTTCCCTCACGGTACTTGTCCGCTATCGGTCACCAGGGAATATTTAGGCTTAGCGGGTGGTCCCGCCAGATTCACACGGGATTTCTCGAGCCCCGTGCTACTTGGGAACACTCCACGAGAGTCTGCATCATTTCGTCTACGGGGGTCGCACCCTCTGTGCCGAGCCATTCAAGACTCTTCGACTATGACGCAGATTTATCACTCCCGTCCGGGATGTCAGTCCCGAAACGAAGGTCCCACAACCCCGCACCTGCAACGCCTGACAGCTATCACACAAGTGCGGTTTGGCCTGATCCGATTTCGCTCGCCACTACTCACGGAATCACAATTGTTTTCTCTTCCTGTGGGTACTGAGATGTTTCACTTCCCCACGTTCCCTCTACCCGGCCTATATATTCAGCCGGGAGTGACTGGACTTGCCTCCAGCCGGGTTTCCCCATTCGGAAATCCTCGGATCACAGTCTGGTTATCGACTCCCCGAGGCTTATCGCAGATTCCTACGTCCTTCTTCGGTTCCTGGTGCCAAGGCATCCACCGTGCGCCCTTAAAAACTTGAGCCACAAAGATGCTCGCGTCCACTGTGTAGTTCTCAACATACGGGCAGCACCCCACCCAACTGTCGACGCTGACCACCACACCCCAAAACACAGGATGCACGTGGCAGTCCGCCGACCAGGCAGGGCCCACAACCAACACACCCACCACCACAACAGCAGCAGGCGCTTCGTTGGCCATCAGGAACAAGCTCACCGCCTGAACCCTCAGGACCCAACAACGTGTCCGACACCCACCCCGACCAGCCGCGGCGTTCCACCACACCCCCACCAAGGGGCTGCAGGTACTAGCACGCGACCCACCAGGGTCACGATGTCATGATCGATGTTCCACCCAGAGCACCCGGCTGCCGGACATCCGCCGACACAACCGGGCATGACCACCAACCACCACCAAAAGCAGTGGCCGGGGCATTGAAAGCTCCTTAGAAAGGAGGTGATCCAGCCGCACCTTCCGGTACGGCTACCTTGTTACGACTTAGTCCCAATCGCCAGTCCCACCTTCGACGGCTCCCTCCACGAGGGTTGGGCCACCGGCTTCGGGTGTTACCGACTTTCGTGACTTGACGGGCGGTGTGTACAAGGCCCGGGAACGTATTCACCGCAGCGTTGCTGATCTG
Proteins encoded in this region:
- the recN gene encoding DNA repair protein RecN; translated protein: MLRELHIRDLGVIEDATLPLDPGLTVVTGETGAGKTMVVTGLGLVLGGRADASLVRSGRDEAVVEAALELDGQHPARARAAEAGAAADEDELLLARTVSATGRSRAHVGGRRAPIATLNDLAEDLVAVHGQADQWRLRRPAQHRALLDTFGGETVAGPLAEVARLYGAWQEAKGELTELTEGERTRLQEVELLTHQLEQIDAVDPRAGEDVELAREAEVLGNAEELRVGADQAHRLLSDPDSFGGDDVVGRIARAGDELSRLVEHDPRLAEAHRRLGELGVLAADVAGELSAYAADIEADPARLGVVQERRAALTDLTRRYGEDVAAVLAHRDASRHRLLALEGADERIEELTARVEDLVGELETALGRLTAARSAAAATLAETVEGELGRLGMDRARVEVVVEPRTDDGGARLPGPDGDRAVSADGADAVEIRVAANRGDPPRSVSRAASGGELSRIMLAIEVATAGSGRAQVPTFVFDEVDAGVGGRAALDVGARLAALARTSQVIVVTHLAQVAAHADRHLVVHKSHDQQVTSSDVRVVEGEDRLGELSRMMGGGDTEVGLTHARELLEQCRGTAARPS
- a CDS encoding NAD kinase, which produces MSDQRRVLLMTHPGRPEALEVAVGVAERLAEAGLEVRIPAGEIAESVLGQHPVSVVHEGDDPACGVELVVVLGGDGTILRGAETARGAGVPVLGVNLGHVGFLAEAEREDVEATVEHIVNRAYRVEERMALDVVATLDGREVARTWALNEATVEKASRERVLVLTVEIDGRPLSTWGCDGVVMATPTGSTAYAFSAGGPVVWPGVDAMLVVPISAHALFARPLVVAPTSDLAVDLVPGTEGHGVLWCDGRRAVDLPPGARVEVSRSAEPVRLARLSDSPFTDRLVAKFDLSVHGWRGRRQSQQED
- a CDS encoding TlyA family RNA methyltransferase, encoding MGSDSRLDVALVERGLARSRTRAHGLIAAGDVLVNGVTATKAATRVSPTCEMVVVGEADRWVGRAALKLVGAFAAFELDVTGRRCLDIGASTGGFTQVLLEHGAAHVTALDVGHGQLAPELAGDPRVEDRSGTTIRGLTAADIDGPVEVAVGDLSFISLRLVLDEVGGLLTADGEAVLLIKPQFEVGRDRIGRRGVVASAEARADAIGSVLARAGEVGLSVLGLTVSPVRGGEGNHEYLVHLTRRPDVGMTWQAQQVTISDLVQEEDT
- a CDS encoding HAD-IIA family hydrolase, with the translated sequence MTRLIDGYEAVVSDLDGVVVAGATALAHAVDSVNSLAVPAVFVTNNASRTPSEVGAMLRGHGIRTSDDRVLTSSFAAARELAQTVPPGSPVLTVGGPGVATCLRDVGLQPRSPQDEGEVVAVVQGYGSGVTAADLGAAAVAIRAGARWIATNEDLTLPTERGPVPGNGSLVAAVRAAVDTDPLVVGKPHPPMYALAADLVGAGVQRTLAIGDRLETDIAGAEAAGMHTALVLTGVHGAVDAAGALPTCRPTYVLEDLRALTQEYPRGARDGDWSCRGRARARCDGPLTVEGRGMDAVRAALDALWAAVDAGRITREDARALMANR
- a CDS encoding tetratricopeptide repeat protein: MDERRGAHGDGRRGDGGRGRGGAQGGRPGGRDGSARRDDRRGGGRDGGRRDERRDNRSARPERAGAGRGEDDRGGSRLVPKEGRKPEPAIASEVTGAELDRSVRQQLRTLSKENADGVAQHLVMVALLLEAEDMDGALAHAETAVRRAGRVPAAREALGFVAYRMGDYARALTEFRTVRRLSGSSHLLPLMVDCERGLGRPERALELLGSPEARSLGQEEQIELLIVGSGIRRDMGQAQSAVLALQGQVEKVTGKPWAARVWYAYADALLEVGRTDDARDWFSKAAVADQDGETDAVDRIDEIDGVLVEEVEEQDPRA